GCATTTCTGTTAACTTAAGACTTAGTCGGTTCGTTTCAAGTTTGTTTTTCCTGTAATCTTCTTGTAAATTTCTATACTCCATCTTCAATTTTTCTGTAGCGGTATATAAGTTTCTAAAGtcatcctaaaattattatatgtcactaaatttataataaatacatcaaatttatttatatttataatatattatataccaTAGGTATGAATAATACttctaataaatttcaatacagACACATGCACATTAGgatatatttttagattttTCTTCCGTACCTTCAATTTTGAATGCTCTCctcttaaattatttaaactttTTGCATTATTCACCAATGATTCCTTTTCTGTTTGTAATACCTTATTTTTCCCTTTTAACCCTTCGGAAGACTCGCGTAACattctaatttcattttttacatCGCGTAGATTCGATTTAAGAGCATCATGTTCGTGGAATAAACTTTCATATTCATTATTCAATTGTTCATGTAAAGATTGTAGAGTGTCCTGATCATGAAGAAGTTGCGTATGCGTTTGTTGCTGAGCACTGCGCTCTTTCAATagcttaataaattaataaattacaagGTTTATTAATCAACATTCGAAAGATAATTCTTAATCTTTACACTTTGCAACCAATAATTATAACTATAAAAAGATTTCtacatttcaaaaattaatgcactgtataaaaatatatttgctaATATTCTATAGGTATTTACAGTAATATGAATACACATTGAATAATTTTGACCTTAAGCATTTTTCTTCtagtgtttcttacatttaaaaatactaacagaataaacaaacattttcaTTCTACAAAAGTATACAACTGTAAATGTGAAACTAAAATCATAAATAAGTACCTCTTCCTTTTCAGTAACAAGTTGCGAATTAGCAAGTTGTAAAGCAGTATGCTGGGCTGCCAAGGAGTTATTTTGTGATTGCAATGTTGTAATCTGTACTTGATGTTTTGCATTTTCGGACAAAAGATTTTCTGATGCTGTTTGTGTGGTAACTAACTTCAAATGTAAATGCTCCTGTTCCTTCTAAAACCAAATATGATACAATTATTCATATAACAATAAAGAATTACTTCTTAATGTATTGTCCTATCTTTTCAAATATTCTGTATTTCATTTCCATAGTCGCAGCATTATAAAAGTTCATTAATTTTTAAGGAATAATGATTTGaagtataaaaatgataataccTTGAGTGATTCTACCATAGCTTCCAATGTACTATGAATATTCGTAGTTTCATTATTCTCAGAATTTTTGTATTCAGATACTGGGTTTTCCCAGTGGCAAGAATCATTTGATTTCTTAATATAATCTACGACTTCTGGAATTTGTGCAATCCTGtaattattgaatattatttattaatctaTTCCCCTTATTAATCGTTATTTAGGCTTATTTTTAAAGTTCATAAACTTTATTACTTTTTTAGAAGATTATCTAATGGAAGTGATAATAACATATTATCACCGAGCCCAAGTTTTTCTAGAACTGTATATAGTTGCTGAGTATTCAATTTTTCGGCTACTAAATTAGACTGTAAAATCTCCAATGTCTCCCGGTCAATAGCCGCCCGCGAATCCAATTCTTTACTAGATCTTTCAATTTCCTGCAATCTGTCAGAATAAATAATTGtgcaacaaaaattcctataatgGATAAATACGCATGATTGAGAGAAATAATATATACCTTGAAATTTGTGTAACGGAATCATGAAGTTCTTGTTCAAGTTGAGTTACTTTTCTCTCTAACACTTCAATACTATTCATTGCCTTGTCTAATGCAACATCTTTTTcctaaaatttaatatattacaatgacatttattaattatagaataattaataattttgttaaaacaTATCTAAAATTCATACTTCTATTGTTTCCCGATACCGATAAATATCACGTTGTGCtgtatctttttctttctctactGTCACAAGTTTAGTTTCAAGATCAAGACATttagaattaatttcttttatattattttccacaatttttaATTCTCCCACTTTCTGATTTGCAAGATCCAAAGAACGTTCTAAATCATCTGCTCGTCTTTGTACGCTTTCCAGCAAGGACTGAACTCGTTGTTTTTCCTTTACCGCGGTATCGTAACTTTTCTCTAGTTCTATCACCTTTGTATGTTGAACCTacaaattgataaataaaaagaaagaaattcattacatattcaaataatatacaaattttaatatgaataaaatataaaaaaacgtTCATAATATacttgaaattcttgttgctgtTTTTCAGACGATGCTCTTTGATTTTTCAATGAGTTTTGTAACTTCTTATTTTCTTCAAGTGCCTGTTTCCATACTAATTCTAGATCTGAATTTTGTTGTGTAAGCCTTTCAGTATTGTCATTTAATGATTCAATTTTtagtgacaatttttttttttctttttctaattccAACACGCGAGACGAATTCTCatgaaatgaattttcttttaatgaaTCTATTAAAGTCAGTAATCGACGGTTTTCTAACTCTAATTTTAACGCTCGCGTTTGAGCATTATTTGTTAATTGTTCAGACAGTCTGTTATCAGCATGcactaaataaaattcaaattttcattaaatttatatAGCAAGTGGTAGAAAGGGCTCCTTTGTACTgaaaataatgtattattaCCTGGTTCATCAGAATCACTTACAGAATCGGCTAATGCAGCTTCGTTCGCGGTTGCTTTTGTTAGTTTGTGTAACTGAGTATTTTCTTCAACAAGTTCTTGGTATTTTTCTTTGTCCGCTGCACGCtcctaaaatatttaaatccagttaaaaaatgaattcaaatttaaattttactaaaatataTAACTTTTGATTTCCAGATATGTACATACCAATGCCATGTCATTCAATAActgtttatatttaataatttcagacTCAAGTTCTAATACTTTATCTGCTCTTCTTCGTGATGAATTCAATTGGTCTTCGAGCATTTCTCTAGTTTCCATCAAAACTCTGAAACGCACGAAttatgtaaaagaaatttaattaagccatatcttaaaaaataaataaataaattatacaagaTACCTATTATCCTCGCGTAACTCCTCTATGCGAGTCTTATAAAATTCTATATCTGTAAGTTTTTCTCTATATCTTACTACTTCAAGTTCTAATCGATCAGCACGATCTGCTCTCTCAATTACAGCATCTAATTCGTCTCTATAAGATTTTGCTGTGCGTGCTTCATGCATCAAATCCTGAttctaaaacaattaaaataattataaaagaaatttagATACTCCAATATTTAATAAGAACAAATGTTTATCTTAATTATTACTTGTTTCAAATtcgaattatataaaataaaatatcttacCTCTTGCTTCAGCTTAGTCACCAACATTTTATGATATTCAAGTTCTTCTTTACATTCTAACAATGCTTCGGCTTTTTCTTCTCTACAAACAATTCACAAAATTGATTAGCAACATGATAAAAAATCGTTGTATCATTGGCGCATTTTTATACATACAATTCTTGACGTTGTTTCCTAACTCTAGATTTCCAATCCGCCAATTCAACTGCATAATGATGATTATCTTCACGTTCTGATTTAATAACAGGATTAGACAATTGAACTTTATTCATTTCCTCAGCTTCCACACTAATGGATGAATCATTCCTCCCTACACTTTCATTTATAGCAGTGTCTCTCCACCTCTATTATACCATTGATATTTTATGTTTCATTGAAGTATCATTTCATTTTGTgatcaaattaattttacaaaacataCCTGACGATATAAATCTAATTCTTGAGTCAATTTTTTGATTTGCATAAATAAACTACCCATATTTACATTCTCCATTCCATCTTGGGTAATAACTATATCTTGACGATCTGTAacctaataatataatattaaatttgttaaaCTAAATTACTATAAGGCAAATGcatattagaaaatataatcTGTAATATTATttgcatattttatatatataaaacacgTACCTGTTTAATACATTCCACTATAGCAAGCTGTGTATCAACATTTagtgtttttatttttgtaataaatttttctttattaggaCACTGTACAGCACAACCAAGAAGCAagagtaataataatttcatttctgCAACATAATGTTCTGGTTCTTTGCCTAAATGCATTGTAtctggtaaccttaaaactaagtGACCTAATTCTTCTTCATAAAACTGTTTCATATTATCTAATACGACTTTTAAATTTTTTGTGCGGATTAAAGAACTTCCTTccggaaatattatttcgtcaTGTAATGGTTCTGGATCTCTGTAAATATAAgacttttaaaataatattataatgagATAGAACATTTGAGTTTACAATATAAATGCATAAAAATACTTACATTTGCAAAAATACATTATGTAACAATATACCATCTACCAAATCGTCATAACTAGTTAATAAATTAGAATCCTCTAGGCAACTGGCAAACTGttatagaaaaaaattttaaacatatatttaatttgtactaaagataaaacaaaattacatttttcaaattatatgtCTCACAATTAACTAATCGTACcaattttcatatatatatatatatatatatatatatattataagtaAACACAACTCTTCCTTTcacttaattattttctttttatgtatatatacacatgaaTAAAAGTCAAACTATCTTTTGGAATTAATAtaacttaaaaaataattttaaaagacaAAAAACTTACCCAAGTCACCAATGGCCCAGACAATAAATCATCAATTTCAGCAGATgccatttttactttttttttcacattaATTATTCAAACACTATTTAAGAAATAACTTTATCATTTCTTTTTGCAAAGAAATTATGTACAATTgaataaatacttttattattcatgttcttataaattttatatttaacacaATGACAGAAAATTCATTGTGTATTATAAATTCATTAGTTTTTATTTGTTCTATTTAGTATAAAATTttatggaaaaaataatttgtatagaATAGTAAACTAAATTTAGAAGTTGCATTTCAAAAATACGCTTAGAAAATGTAAAtgttataaacaaattttttgtttagaTTATTAAAAACATATGGTCAGAAttctaatttgaaattaatcatAGATACATGATTAATTGTGTACTTAAATACCTACACTAATAAAATCAAAagattattttatcgttttatataaatttaataacggTTACTTTCACAATTAATTCGTACTACTAATAATATaatgtttgaataattttaccaTACTTCATTTTATCTAtctcttgatgtttattcaatagatatatttcaaatatattatactgtatacgtagtAATAAAAGAGAACATAACCGTACAATTTTGAATCCACATTCAATGTGTAATCTACTATTTaaactttataaaaaatatttcatacattATCGGTGCATGCTAAAATGCACGATACATCATGGAATTTCTATGAACACTTTATTatgagaaatgtaaaaattaaaccGACCAAATGTAAATGTCCaataatataaacaaaatcAACATCTAGCGAAACTCAAGGAGCATGTATAACATGCATGTATGATAAAGCGAAATGGAGTTTAGGCAGGCaacaataaaaaatgtttcttgtTTCCCAACGCCATCTAATGTTTCGCTAGAAGAATTACCACCTCTTTTTATATCATTTCACTTGTACAATGAAATTTCATAGGtaatgtattaaaaatacattaaatcatACTGACATAAACTATTCAAATACAAACATTTAATTATGTCTAATTAAAGTTgtagtatatattatatttattaataaaacgtATAAGAATTACTACATGTTTAATAATGCGTTTTTCTTGTTCATAAGTGAATTTTACAcattaacaataataatcatttttaaGAAAGTTTATGTATAGAGCAAATTCTTTTAATGGTAACAATAATTAGATGATAAACTGGTGACTTAAAAATTAAACTAACAATATAACTTGACTTTCAAATAAGTAGAGTCAAATAAGTATAAgttgaaatagaaatattttagaCAGTGGATTTATAAGTATTTTAAAGCGAATATGAAGAAAATACTATTTCATATGTAATATGAATActtaagaaaatagaaaattatatataaatagtcacaaattgagaaaaaatattacattttaattcATATTATTAAAGTGaattgatttattttcaattttaaaatatttgaaatatcttGTGAAACTGGTAATAAGGTTGTAAGATACTATAAACCAAGCTTGATTAAAACTTTAAATACTTTATAGTTCATTAACGTGAAGAATCTATTTTTCGATAGAGCACAACTTTTTGCCGTTGGTTATACACAAATGGCGTTGATGTCGTCTTTCTGCTACCATAAAGCTACCATATCATAGAGCACTATGTATAGTCTGTGACGTAGTTGTTTAGCACAACTTTCATATATTATAACTAGGGGTGTTTGATTCTCATAAAAATATTGATTCTTGAATCGATTCTGAGAATCGAAtcgattgaaattgattaacaaaaaaattgattcaaaaaaattgcaaatcgtTTCAAAAAGATTGATTCTTCGGAAGATCAATTTTAAATCGCACATCCCTAATTATGATCATTTATTAATTGTGCTGATGCAACAATCTCTTTGGCAGACTTTAACATCGAGTGACTGTTCGAATTtagttttttaaatgttttattttttatttattattatattgttaCATCATTACACTACTTATTATATATTACTAGTGTTTTACCATTTATTAGATTATtaataaagtttaaaaatggtaaaatgtTGTGTACcggattgcaaaaatttgtcgaGAAGTTAAATTTgatgtaattttaaatatacaatcaATAAACTGAATTCAgcatgtaaacaaattttttttataacttaCTTTGTaaatgtgcgcgcgcgcgctcccgatctcgtttctttaattttatataattttatatatttacattgtCAATGAATATTTTCACTCttatgtaattttttctttctaaatatTTGGGATTCTTTACAATTCTATCAGTCCTGGCCTAGTCATGTGTCGATCATGTGCAATGGTTTATCTTCTGCCTCGTCTCGTTGGACaaagtatacatatgtatattctgGACATAATCCCCTACCGATTCGGTCCTATTGCAGTCTCGTAGTTTTAATTATGCAAAACAACTGTAAGCTACTGACGAAAAAGGGCTGTATTTAATGTGCCATATTTTCCTCAAGTGGTGCAAATTTATGTGATTGCTGCACACACGCGCGTATAACCAAGTGATGTGTACATTAGGCAAATAAAGAATGCATTATTAAACGATGCATTTCTTAGTTGGTTTCGATGCATTGTAATGTTAAGTAAATACATAAGGCCATGTGTGCGACGTTTCTTGTTGTGTATGTAGTACGTCATATTTagtgaaataaatatacatttcgaAGACTGTTAACAATGCCGGAACGAATTGAAATTGGTAAATAAAAgaatgttatttgttatacatgTAAATATTACATGAACTCATATTGCTCATATGTGTATAATACTGATACTTTAGTTCACATATTTTATCTTAGTTAACTCAGtaaattgtttcaaaaatttcacataattttttacaaaatttttaaatgttgtaattttataaatgttaagatacgtatttgtttttaatttggTATATAATGAAGAAAGTTTTCATCTACAATTTATAGTAAGTACGATAccagaaatttattatttaacttTGTTTTTACTAATCAATACTGCATTGAATATAAACTTACCTCAAGGGGagagtttaaataaattttctatagAAAAAATAGGTATAAGTATTAGAATTTTGTAATACAATTTGCACTACTCTGTTTTTACAGGTACTAAAATCGCCAACTTATAATGTGAAAAAAATTTGACTAGCAGTGTCATAACTAtgagttattaataattatagaaaattgcaGTCACAAATTTTTTTCTTGTGGATCAAATGAGTTTTATAAAGAAGAAAATCTTGTTATTTGATGGAGTgtttcaaatataataaattttgtgtCATTGATTTTTTTAGTTTACTAGTTTCTATCAGAATATCATAAATTTAATGTGATTAATAAAAAGATTTATTTTGTTAAGGATCTTCTAATTTAAAGATTTGATAAAACATGTACGTATGTGTAAAATTTTATATCAATGAAGTGCAAttaatataaaagaaataattaaattaattaaacgcgATAGCTATGTTTcttctttgtaattttaatttctatgcTAAAGAAACGGACATTATATAATTGCTGATTCTACAGAGATAAAAAGTAGAAATTAATATAATCGTGTTTTTATCATtataaaatagtttgtataaatTTGATGTTTAGGTACCATCCCTGATAActtaagacacgaagaaaccatTGTTCAAATAGCAGAAACTCTCGATGATCTTGACTCGGCTGTTTCTTACATATTTGAGTGTATTGATAAAAGACTCTATGAAAATAGTCAAAGGTAATCCATCTTTTTTTCTGCtatctaatatttttttattcgagtcATGAATTTCCATGGTTCTAATTTTTAAATACTatattgataattattatttagtttcttaaactttatttttattcaatatttgtaaCATAGTTTGACATTCGTAACGGttactttcaaaattatttgaatacaatttttagTAATATTGTaattcattttttatcaaaGTATTGTGGATTTTCTTTCAATAGGTTATCAAATATTAGAAGTAGAGCAACAAAACTTCAAGGTCGCTTACAATACCTGCAaactaatttaaatttaaaagctGTAAAAATGTACTCTGCTGCAAAGTATCCTGCTAGTCATACGTACAAAGAATATGAGATGGCAATACCACCTAGATACAAAGACACCcataaaataccaaaaatttacaaatgttcCGTGCCTATAAAAGAAGTGCCTGAAACATACTTATCTTCTAATTGTAAAACGGAAGATGGTCAATACATAGCAATTAATAATTTGCAAgaaaagttacaattttatcATGTGCGGCCTAAATCGAATAGAGAAATTTATGCAGATAACAATGAAGTATCGTTCCCTCTTCATTTATCTTCAATCAATGCTCTCTTGTTCGATAGTATGGATAATCCTTATAAAATATCACCAAAGCAAATTTGTCACCGATCAAACGAGAAACAACAAATCGAAGACGCACCTGATTCAATTATACAACCATGGCTAACTTCTGAAATGGAATCATCCTCTAATTATCTGTACACACCAACATTAGGCGAGGTAAAacataaaaaattgttaaaacatTATCAATAcccaaataatatttttctaaaattaagtaACACCCAATTTGAGATCATAGTTATTGTTTAATGGAAAACTTTATTATTCTTATACAATATATTATCCGGTCTCTTATGTGTTGTTCTTATAACATTTGTGCAAAGAGACTGCACCGTATGTAGAAATAGTTTTGAATAAACTGCAAGCGCGGTgaataaaatattgataaatgaaatatatttttttgcagGTGCCGCAAATAAACGTACCATTAACACTCCCAGATTTGCCTGGAATTGTCGAtgatgaaaaattcattttagaTCTTAATTCTCAAAGTCCTATTGCACCGTCTTCAGCggtaactacacctaccgttcggCTTGAACTTCCAACTCCGACATCAATTACAAATGAGAAAGATACAATTGCAAAGCTCGAACAAAATGTACCAAATCTCCCTGGTTTCTCGGACACTCATTCCACAAAACATGCTGTTCAAGATCCTATGACAATTGCTTCACCGACATTTGTTTCATCTAACGAATCGAATGTAGTTGCTCCGCcgttaccaccaccaccaccaccaccaccaccaccaccaccaccaccacctgcATCCTCATCATTACTACTGCCATCTCCACCACCACCGCCTCCACCACCATCACTACCACCATCACAACAACCATCACaatcgccaccaccaccaccaccaccaccaccactaccaccagcaccgccaccgccaccgccgccgccaccaccatcACAACCACCATCGTTCGTATCCGAGTCTGATGTTTCAAGCGTTCAACAAATTTCTGGACCGAGTAAAGCTACCGATGAGAAAAACAAGCTAATGAAGTTTGATGATCATTCGAATTTAATGGCAGAAATTCGTAACGCAGGTGGCGTAGGTAGAGCAAAATTAAGGCGTACGGTGCTAGAAGAGAAAGGAAATCGTTGGTCGTCTGCGTCCGTCGGAGGAGATCTGATGGCCGATTTGCATGCAAAACTAGCCCTTAGAAGGAAAGGAATTGCCGGATCTGGGGCTACCGCTATGGAAAGACTGTCTAGTTTaattccacctcctcctccaaaACCAAATGAAGCAACTACATCGGATAGGAATTCAGCCACCAGTGAATATGATTCTCAGCCAGATACCGATGATTGGGACGAGTAATATTCGGTATCATCGACTCCGTACAATTCCTACCTTTAATTTTATTCAGATATTAGGTAAACGATACCCTTCGTCACATTTATTCTGGTATACACAAATGAATAGTCTTGTTTACattgattgaatttttatacaatttgcaATTGCAAGAAATGGTACATTTATTAAAACATGTGAATAACACGATAGTTGGTGTATAACTTGAAAGGTTCTATCTGAAAAAATGTGAAGTAAATCAGCATAATACTATTTTTAGATACACATAACATAGTGCAATAAAAAATGATCTCTTGCTCTTTTTTTGTGAAATGATGTTTTGTAAAATATCCATACGATCCGAAATTTGTTTTACAGACAAACATTGTGCTCGTTGATTACTTTTATAATGGCGTTGgaagtaaataaattatatgtaaattaaatattggttttttatttttgacaagCGACTTGTAA
This window of the Ptiloglossa arizonensis isolate GNS036 chromosome 13, iyPtiAriz1_principal, whole genome shotgun sequence genome carries:
- the Girdin gene encoding protein girdin isoform X1, which translates into the protein MASAEIDDLLSGPLVTWFASCLEDSNLLTSYDDLVDGILLHNVFLQIDPEPLHDEIIFPEGSSLIRTKNLKVVLDNMKQFYEEELGHLVLRLPDTMHLGKEPEHYVAEMKLLLLLLLGCAVQCPNKEKFITKIKTLNVDTQLAIVECIKQVTDRQDIVITQDGMENVNMGSLFMQIKKLTQELDLYRQRWRDTAINESVGRNDSSISVEAEEMNKVQLSNPVIKSEREDNHHYAVELADWKSRVRKQRQELEEKAEALLECKEELEYHKMLVTKLKQENQDLMHEARTAKSYRDELDAVIERADRADRLELEVVRYREKLTDIEFYKTRIEELREDNRVLMETREMLEDQLNSSRRRADKVLELESEIIKYKQLLNDMALERAADKEKYQELVEENTQLHKLTKATANEAALADSVSDSDEPVHADNRLSEQLTNNAQTRALKLELENRRLLTLIDSLKENSFHENSSRVLELEKEKKKLSLKIESLNDNTERLTQQNSDLELVWKQALEENKKLQNSLKNQRASSEKQQQEFQVQHTKVIELEKSYDTAVKEKQRVQSLLESVQRRADDLERSLDLANQKVGELKIVENNIKEINSKCLDLETKLVTVEKEKDTAQRDIYRYRETIEEKDVALDKAMNSIEVLERKVTQLEQELHDSVTQISRLQEIERSSKELDSRAAIDRETLEILQSNLVAEKLNTQQLYTVLEKLGLGDNMLLSLPLDNLLKKIAQIPEVVDYIKKSNDSCHWENPVSEYKNSENNETTNIHSTLEAMVESLKKEQEHLHLKLVTTQTASENLLSENAKHQVQITTLQSQNNSLAAQHTALQLANSQLVTEKEELLKERSAQQQTHTQLLHDQDTLQSLHEQLNNEYESLFHEHDALKSNLRDVKNEIRMLRESSEGLKGKNKVLQTEKESLVNNAKSLNNLRGEHSKLKDDFRNLYTATEKLKMEYRNLQEDYRKNKLETNRLSLKLTEMQGELSSKDERSSNLELQVNKLNQRCEMLLHVNSGLDNDRRSLMDHISLMFTQYHELLTRSLEDKEQYHMEEKMYTDKMNHLYRQKEKLEDKIMEHYRKLESCTPKKKGFGANLVRRVRKAGSELLSKNRRSWAEDSKHSEGKTYESESGGNDSDASTEDRLAGSASRSLGSDALSLGHPGTRRTVYYTDDSPPPPPPPANLPEQEDDKRSVLMEQTPRSEIQVEPRPVLIYNKVSAVINESKNINNSGMKDVGQAETIMETPIEKDPKAGSPVWYEYGCV
- the LOC143153739 gene encoding WASH complex subunit 1 isoform X2, encoding MQNNCTIPDNLRHEETIVQIAETLDDLDSAVSYIFECIDKRLYENSQRLSNIRSRATKLQGRLQYLQTNLNLKAVKMYSAAKYPASHTYKEYEMAIPPRYKDTHKIPKIYKCSVPIKEVPETYLSSNCKTEDGQYIAINNLQEKLQFYHVRPKSNREIYADNNEVSFPLHLSSINALLFDSMDNPYKISPKQICHRSNEKQQIEDAPDSIIQPWLTSEMESSSNYLYTPTLGEVPQINVPLTLPDLPGIVDDEKFILDLNSQSPIAPSSAVTTPTVRLELPTPTSITNEKDTIAKLEQNVPNLPGFSDTHSTKHAVQDPMTIASPTFVSSNESNVVAPPLPPPPPPPPPPPPPPPASSSLLLPSPPPPPPPPSLPPSQQPSQSPPPPPPPPPLPPAPPPPPPPPPPSQPPSFVSESDVSSVQQISGPSKATDEKNKLMKFDDHSNLMAEIRNAGGVGRAKLRRTVLEEKGNRWSSASVGGDLMADLHAKLALRRKGIAGSGATAMERLSSLIPPPPPKPNEATTSDRNSATSEYDSQPDTDDWDE
- the LOC143153739 gene encoding WASH complex subunit 1 isoform X3 yields the protein MYSAAKYPASHTYKEYEMAIPPRYKDTHKIPKIYKCSVPIKEVPETYLSSNCKTEDGQYIAINNLQEKLQFYHVRPKSNREIYADNNEVSFPLHLSSINALLFDSMDNPYKISPKQICHRSNEKQQIEDAPDSIIQPWLTSEMESSSNYLYTPTLGEVPQINVPLTLPDLPGIVDDEKFILDLNSQSPIAPSSAVTTPTVRLELPTPTSITNEKDTIAKLEQNVPNLPGFSDTHSTKHAVQDPMTIASPTFVSSNESNVVAPPLPPPPPPPPPPPPPPPASSSLLLPSPPPPPPPPSLPPSQQPSQSPPPPPPPPPLPPAPPPPPPPPPPSQPPSFVSESDVSSVQQISGPSKATDEKNKLMKFDDHSNLMAEIRNAGGVGRAKLRRTVLEEKGNRWSSASVGGDLMADLHAKLALRRKGIAGSGATAMERLSSLIPPPPPKPNEATTSDRNSATSEYDSQPDTDDWDE
- the LOC143153739 gene encoding WASH complex subunit 1 isoform X4 — encoded protein: MPERIEIGTIPDNLRHEETIVQIAETLDDLDSAVSYIFECIDKRLYENSQSMDNPYKISPKQICHRSNEKQQIEDAPDSIIQPWLTSEMESSSNYLYTPTLGEVPQINVPLTLPDLPGIVDDEKFILDLNSQSPIAPSSAVTTPTVRLELPTPTSITNEKDTIAKLEQNVPNLPGFSDTHSTKHAVQDPMTIASPTFVSSNESNVVAPPLPPPPPPPPPPPPPPPASSSLLLPSPPPPPPPPSLPPSQQPSQSPPPPPPPPPLPPAPPPPPPPPPPSQPPSFVSESDVSSVQQISGPSKATDEKNKLMKFDDHSNLMAEIRNAGGVGRAKLRRTVLEEKGNRWSSASVGGDLMADLHAKLALRRKGIAGSGATAMERLSSLIPPPPPKPNEATTSDRNSATSEYDSQPDTDDWDE
- the LOC143153739 gene encoding WASH complex subunit 1 isoform X1, producing the protein MPERIEIGTIPDNLRHEETIVQIAETLDDLDSAVSYIFECIDKRLYENSQRLSNIRSRATKLQGRLQYLQTNLNLKAVKMYSAAKYPASHTYKEYEMAIPPRYKDTHKIPKIYKCSVPIKEVPETYLSSNCKTEDGQYIAINNLQEKLQFYHVRPKSNREIYADNNEVSFPLHLSSINALLFDSMDNPYKISPKQICHRSNEKQQIEDAPDSIIQPWLTSEMESSSNYLYTPTLGEVPQINVPLTLPDLPGIVDDEKFILDLNSQSPIAPSSAVTTPTVRLELPTPTSITNEKDTIAKLEQNVPNLPGFSDTHSTKHAVQDPMTIASPTFVSSNESNVVAPPLPPPPPPPPPPPPPPPASSSLLLPSPPPPPPPPSLPPSQQPSQSPPPPPPPPPLPPAPPPPPPPPPPSQPPSFVSESDVSSVQQISGPSKATDEKNKLMKFDDHSNLMAEIRNAGGVGRAKLRRTVLEEKGNRWSSASVGGDLMADLHAKLALRRKGIAGSGATAMERLSSLIPPPPPKPNEATTSDRNSATSEYDSQPDTDDWDE
- the Girdin gene encoding protein girdin isoform X2 → MASAEIDDLLSGPLVTWFASCLEDSNLLTSYDDLVDGILLHNVFLQIDPEPLHDEIIFPEGSSLIRTKNLKVVLDNMKQFYEEELGHLVLRLPDTMHLGKEPEHYVAEMKLLLLLLLGCAVQCPNKEKFITKIKTLNVDTQLAIVECIKQVTDRQDIVITQDGMENVNMGSLFMQIKKLTQELDLYRQRWRDTAINESVGRNDSSISVEAEEMNKVQLSNPVIKSEREDNHHYAVELADWKSRVRKQRQELEEKAEALLECKEELEYHKMLVTKLKQENQDLMHEARTAKSYRDELDAVIERADRADRLELEVVRYREKLTDIEFYKTRIEELREDNRVLMETREMLEDQLNSSRRRADKVLELESEIIKYKQLLNDMALERAADKEKYQELVEENTQLHKLTKATANEAALADSVQHTKVIELEKSYDTAVKEKQRVQSLLESVQRRADDLERSLDLANQKVGELKIVENNIKEINSKCLDLETKLVTVEKEKDTAQRDIYRYRETIEEKDVALDKAMNSIEVLERKVTQLEQELHDSVTQISRLQEIERSSKELDSRAAIDRETLEILQSNLVAEKLNTQQLYTVLEKLGLGDNMLLSLPLDNLLKKIAQIPEVVDYIKKSNDSCHWENPVSEYKNSENNETTNIHSTLEAMVESLKKEQEHLHLKLVTTQTASENLLSENAKHQVQITTLQSQNNSLAAQHTALQLANSQLVTEKEELLKERSAQQQTHTQLLHDQDTLQSLHEQLNNEYESLFHEHDALKSNLRDVKNEIRMLRESSEGLKGKNKVLQTEKESLVNNAKSLNNLRGEHSKLKDDFRNLYTATEKLKMEYRNLQEDYRKNKLETNRLSLKLTEMQGELSSKDERSSNLELQVNKLNQRCEMLLHVNSGLDNDRRSLMDHISLMFTQYHELLTRSLEDKEQYHMEEKMYTDKMNHLYRQKEKLEDKIMEHYRKLESCTPKKKGFGANLVRRVRKAGSELLSKNRRSWAEDSKHSEGKTYESESGGNDSDASTEDRLAGSASRSLGSDALSLGHPGTRRTVYYTDDSPPPPPPPANLPEQEDDKRSVLMEQTPRSEIQVEPRPVLIYNKVSAVINESKNINNSGMKDVGQAETIMETPIEKDPKAGSPVWYEYGCV